In Gossypium hirsutum isolate 1008001.06 chromosome A10, Gossypium_hirsutum_v2.1, whole genome shotgun sequence, the DNA window ATAGATATCTGATTATACcgggagaaatcatccataaaactCATGAATCTATACCTCAAGGACACATAAACCAACCTATCAATTGAAGGCAAGGGAAATCTGTCCTTTGGGCAAGCTTTATTAATGTTGGTGAAGTTGATACACATTCTCCCCTTACCATTAGCCTTTTTCACCATCACCACATTTGAAACCCAGTCAGGGTATGCAACCTCTTTGATGAATCCAATTTATAACAAATTTCCCACTTCTTGCCTTACGGCTACTACAACTTGAGACGcgaactttcttttcttttgtttcacaGGTTTAGCCTCGAGAAAAAACATTcaatatatgaaaaattatacAAAGATCCATCCTTGGCATATTTGCAGCCGACTAGGCAAAAATATCAACATTTGCCCTTAAGCATTTTACCAAGTTCTCCCTTTCCTCTACTGCTAATATCGATGAAATCTTAACCACCTTGTCTACatcatcataaaataattaaaaattttccaaaactttTGCAGTTTTTGGTTTTTTCACTCTCTCCTCATTCCTAGCATCCAAACTTTCCAAATAAAAGCTGACTATTCAGTCATATTTGTTGCGAACTCTACCCCTGCTGCACCTGTTCGCACGTTTGCTTCACAGACAAAATATGGCACTGTTTAGTTGTTTTTTGATCGAATTGCATGAATCATGTACTAATTCTTGTAGGAAACTTAATCTTTATGCAAAAGGTCGCTACCATCATCTTGGCTATTCTCATTATAGGATGCCCAAAGATAGCATTGTACACGATGAGATGATTGACTACAAAAATCTGGACATACTCCGTCGTGGTATACTCACCATCCCCCATGGTAACAGGGTAAAGTGGTGTAACCCTTTACCCCAATAGGATGGTTCGTGAAGCCATACAATGGGCTCGCCCTCTTCAATGCTTGCTCCTTCAAACCTATCCTCTAATAAGCTTCCAAGTCAATACCTCAACTGCACTGCCACTATCTACTACTATTATTTTCACCTCACAGCCTACAATAGCTGCTGAAACCACCATCAGATCAATTCTTTCTTCATCACAAACCAATTCTTCATCTTCATTACTAAAATCCACTCTCCACTTTTCCTACTAACACAACCTTTTAGGCGAACTAATCGACATAACACTCTTGAGATACACCTTTCTCTTCGCATTAGAGGTTGTCCAACCCTCATCTATCCCAATTATTACATGAATAGTTCCTCTCACCTTCTGCTTACCTTTGGCCTCAGTTATTGAACTTTGCCCTGACTCGTCAGTACCTTGAGCCACAAAATCTTTCAACTCACATTTCCTAAGTGCTTCTTCGATAGCATCCTTTAAAGAAGAACAATCATCAATTTTATGTTCTTCATCTTCGTGAAAAGCATATCTTTCTCTCGAGCTTGACCTTCTTAAATTATGACTTATAAGTAGAGGAGCTGGCAGAATACCAAGGTTTTTTACCTAGCTAAGAATATAGGCACACGTAGCATTCAAAGGAGTGTACATTTCAAATTTACCATAAGAAGGATACCTTCTTTCATGCTCAAGTTGCGACCTCTGAAATGTTCTAAGTGATTTATTTGTGACTTCCCTTTTTGTTGTCCCATGCCTTGCACACAAAAAGATTAAGAAGATGTAACGACAGCGAACACCTTCTCTGTTCCTTGACTGCCTGTCATCCCTGTGGAATGTACCGCAAGCTACTCTATTTATTTCTTCAACTTCAACAAACTTGTGGGCCCACTCTTCTAGATATGCCAAGCTCTGAGGTCGGTTGTACATGTTCATTTAGAAATCCCATGATAAAGGTATCAATGGCCTACTGATCCTCCAGGTTCTTTGTATTTAACGTTGCTGCATGAAAACGTTTAACATAATATTATAAGCTATCACCCTCCTTCTGCTTAACAAACAGCAGCCCTATAAGTGTACTTATTATTGTCCTGTGTGCTCAAATTCTACCCAAAAACATATGGTCcaactacaaaaaaaaaatctaaatagaaCCTTGCAAGAGGGACAAGTACTAGTCCTTTACACTGTCTTTGAGAGTTGTCGAAAAGGCTTTTCATTTCGTGGCATCAAAAACTCTTAACACATTCATGTAATCGTTATATTGCATGAGAATTGCTCGAGGATCCCTTATACCCTCAaacatttcttttgaaactttaaAATCAGGTGTCAAGCTCACCgttgcaaccttaatagtcaacgAATTGTTAGAACACAATAACCAATCCATATCCTGAAAATTGGGATGTAAAGCCTGTACATCCCTTTGCAGAGCATCTATCTCACTCTGCCACGactttttatgcaatttagaaCCATCCTTATGCATTTCACTATTATCATGAAGATCATCAAACTGCACATTCTTCCTTAAATCTTTATTTTGCTTCAACAATTCCTACTGAAGCATCTGTTGTTGTTCAAATCTAGCACTTTGTAGAGTCATTTGCTCATTCATTAATCTCATCTATTCTTGAAGAGTAACAAAATATTGTGAAAACGCATCTTGGTTAGAGGGGAATGACAGTCTTTGACCAAAAAGAATACCCTGACCAACAAGGATATTTAAATCGAAGGAGTTTGAGGCTCTTGCATGAGCCGGGTTACCTACATTCTCTGGTCGGCCGGTCGGTAAACCAACCAACAAACAAATCAGGTTCACTAGGTTGGTTTCCTGCACCGAAATCCCTAAGTTTTCCAGTGAAAATATTAATAGGGGAATTTTCATTGGGGTGAGCCATTTTCAATTTTTGCAAACTAAAGGTTTGAATATCAGAAGTCTATCCACGCTCATCGCACTAATTGTTGATGTATTTTTCTCTCTTGTCTTCTCAAAGAATGATGCTCACCTATTTATATGATATGGATATTGTTCGCTGACATGACATATTGCGTAGGCTCCATACACGTGGACACATATCTTATCTTAAACTTAACACGTGTTTACGTGGAACCATGTGCGATCCCTCGCGAGCGACCTCGTAAGGGATTGCAATCCATACCTTGCGATCGCACCTCATCACGCAAACCTGACCAGTGAACACATCATGCAAACTCAATGGAATCAAACCCGGATCAAACCCAAACCCATTTGGATTCAGACCATTTGGACCCAAGATAACTGACATCGTAACAAACcttcaatttaattttgtaaatgaTGTGTGTAATGATAAAATACATTATACTTTTAAGgaaaaactcaaatttaaacttcaaaaacaaaAGAACGACCACTAACTTCGAAAAAATTAATACTTATAAACCATAAAACATACATAAAAATCCCCCTACGACCCAAATCTTAACACAAAATGCTAAAAATATTAGTTTCTTAAATCATTCTTAAAACAAGAGATTCCATAGTCTCATCACAACTTCAATGTGGAAGAAGAGCCAAATTATTTAGTTACTTTGAGATTCTATAAATCATCCAATTTGCTAGGTAGCTTCGTTATGTTTTGTGATTCTAATAACATTTGAAAATTATGAGCGTCACACACACAAAAATAGCCCAAAATAGAGCTACACCAACTAACACTTTTACCATCTACAAAATGAAAGTTTAACGCTTAATTGTTACCAGCTTTtcgaaattaaaaatttaactctAATTGTTAATTCTGTTAAATTtcttattaaattcaaatttattagttttaattCACGATTTGACCCTTGAAGTATACCCATTTTTGCATTTTGGTATTTACTTTTCTTGACCCAATTTGATACCTAAAGTACACTCACTttccaatttggtacctaaagtatCTGTTATATTTTTTAGTCCATTTTTTGTTACATATGTTGAAAAGAATTTATAGCCAATCACAGAGTACCACGTGGCTCCTTTTtgtaagaaataaatattttattaaatgtatatatacattaaaaatatataaaaatagaaataaacatataaaaaattcaaatatatatatagaatctagaaaaaaaacataaattataaaaataaaattacaaaaaaatatgataaatgaaaataatttagttgaaattaataataatattataaaaaaatgtaaacaaaaaTGGTATACAAGGACAAGATTATATACAACGAAATAAAGGAAATGCTTAGTGGTATATAATTTGGTGtaccatatttttacaattttttaaaatatttttattaattttaactaatttcttttcatttatcgTATTTTCACGTGGTACTTTGTGATTGGCTATCAACTTTATTTAACttctataaaaaattagataaaaaaaatatatatcaaggCATACTTCAAATACCAAATTGGGAAGTGAGTGTACTTTAGGTACCGAATTGGatcagaaaaaaatttaaataccaaagtgAGATAACGAGTATACTTCAAGGGCCGAATCGTAAATCAAACCAATccattacaacatcatttttcCATTACACCGCtacaaaatgaatattttttaaattataaaatgttacaCTAacgaatttaataaaatcattttaatgaGATTAACAATCGGatctgaatttttttaatttgaaaagtaagactaaattttaaatataaaaaaattcaaggacttgaagcatattttaaccttattttatttctttggaaTTGTGTCCGatttgtgaaaaaaatttaatgcTAGTTTctattcactttttttttatagagAATATCATTATTCAtaaaaagccttttttttttgttactattttctgTATCCGTTTTACTAAATCTCTAGTTAAAATTTGTTCGATTATTCAACCCAACGGATAGACATATAGGTCCAACttcgtaaaaaaaaaaagggtggaCCAACTCGTAGATAATGGGTTGGATATGGATTTCAGCCATTGACAGTGGGACGGAATAGCCAATGACACTGAATACGGTGCACTAAGAGCCGCAAATAAGTGATGGGAAACAATGTGTTTCAGCATTTAAGGATAGTGCATTGCGATCGCCTCACTTTATTCTAATTATGCTGccctataaatatatatagacacatgcataaatatatatatattggttgaacaatttttttttaaatatttgtattcaGTATTTGTGTTGAAAACTTCTTTAATATATGCTTCATATCCAAAGTTGAGGAATAATTGCGAGTACAACGCTGCAGAAGTCATATGATAAAGTCTTAGCATCTTCAGCTAGATGTAAAAACAGGGTTGAGCAAATGCTAAGCTTGAGCTTAACTCAAAACATAAAATGTTGTGTTTTTTGTTGTAAATAGTCCTTGCTAGTTCTAGTTTCAAAAATCCAACTCAATCCATTAGGGCTTTTTTAGTCATGATTTTCTTGATGAACCCCCACAGCATCTGTATTAGCTGATGATTTGCATTAGATAACAATAATCCAAAGAAAACAAACATTATGTTAAATTCTCACAAGGATATTTCGAGCAAACATACTGTCCGACACTTGCACTCGAATTTGAGTAACTAGGTAGACCATGGTTATCAGTTACAACATGTTATAAACTAGGAATCCCTTATAATTCTTTCCTTCCTACATCTAAATCCAATCTTCTTGTAGTACATATAGAGAAGATCTAATTTATATGGTACGCAAACTATCattgattatgtgtatatgttGGAGAAGAATCAGTTCAATGACTTTAAATTCCACAGAAGTAAAGACTGTGCAAAGGGCATAAGTTATCAAGTTCATTTAagtgaatgaaaaagaaaagaaaccacAAACAAGCAACAACCATCACACTTACCACAGTGTGATGATCAACGCTAAAAtaagtttttcaaactcataatgttaaaatcaaatgaaatgaaattccTCTATCAGTACCGCTAGGAAAAACCAGAATGATCCTTTTACGGCAAGGAATGATTTTGGTTTCTATTTCAATGAATGAAGGCATCCATACTATTGCTTCGACATTTTCATTCTATTTGAAGTACCAATGTTTGATATCCTTTCCTAATGCATATTGAGATATAGGTATAAAATATGACCCTCTAAATGCACAAAAATCTCATAAAAGCATCCAATACTTGCCACCTGAGTCCAAGCATTATACCATTATAGGAGAAACCAGATACAGGCCTACAGTAGCATAGCTAAACACTAAAGAATTAATGGATTTATCTTGTGGTGGGGTATCAAGGGctgttttttttcaaaagagGGGTTTGATTTAAGGATGACATCTCTTCAGTCCATGGAATAGGTTTGGTTGGAGAGAAGCATATATTTAACTGAGATTTGATTCATCGTCAGAAAAGGACAGGGAGGTCAGGTCAAGTCAGGTCAGATTTGATAGTAACTTGTATATTAACCCTTCTCTTCTCCACTCCATAGCTACACTTCTTCAACAGAAAGAAGTAAGTACCTGAGAATTTTCTCAAGATTTTTAGGCACTTACTGGAAAGATATTCAGAAACcaagaaaacaaaaaatgaagGTTCATAATTTCCCTATCAAACACCAAGTCAATTTTTATAAATACTCTTATAAATACTCTTATCAGGGAAGTCTCAGATCCCAAAAATTCAAGTTAAACATGCAATTATATTAAGCAGGTTAAAATTAACAACCTTAAATATACAACAATATAAGAAAAACCCAGAAAGATACCACTTAGGACAAAGCAGCTATATATGGTaggttaaaaacataaaattttgggggggatttttatttttttcaagctTTGATACCTTTGATACCTCTAGCACATCTTGTAATAACTTCACACCCTCGGTTGTAATGATTCGCTTGATGACCGCCATTGCAATCATAGTAAGAAGCACCAGGGGTAGCACATGGGACCATGTCTCTCCTCAGTGTCTCATAGCTAATGTACTTCCTTTGCATCACCAGCACCCTCCTGTTGCTCTCTGACTCCATTTCTTCCTCTTCTAAACAATCTTCAAGCTTTTTGGTGCAAACCCTTCTTGCCCTTGCATCGATTTCACTGCTTGCCAGTGCACTATCGAGGTCTAAAATCGAGACAGAATTACAGGTATGGAGGAAGAGAAGGGATAGGAAGATGCTGATGAAGATGAATTTGAAGTTGAAAGTGGGCATTTTGGTTTTGGGTTGGATTTTTTGAAGGGTTTTTCAAGTTTGATTCAGGGATTTGTTGGTATGATTGTTTGATCTTTCATGTAGAATGAAGGAATGGAGGTTTTTGATGGATGAGGACAAGACATGGAAATACAGCATCAAAgcttacatacatatatacttatGTTACAAACCAAATTATACCACTTTGCTTCGAAATACAGTAAAGAGTGGAGTGGGGACTCATTTTCTCTCTCTCGATAtataaggaaaaaagaaagacaaGTTGAAAGTAACTGCAAGGTTAgaataatttagaaataaataaaaaattatcaatttgatcATCATTGATTAATCAAGAAAAAATTGACAAAAGtgtcaagaaaagaaaaaaaataagttgaCAGTAATCAGTAATTGTAATATTAGAATAAtttagaaacaaataaaaaatgtatcAATCTGATCATCATCAAATCAACACGACAATAAACATTGTTTAATCAAGAAAAATTGGTAAAGGTTTCAAACAAACTCACCACATCATTAATACACAAAAAGTTAAGTATTGAATAATTCATCTTTCTTTTTATCATCTCGAATTTATCTTCATCATTATaactattataataaaatttataatagaaCTAATGGCACTTTTATATTAACAAGTTTTACATATTTGTCAAAACaggattaaaaattaaaaataaaacattcgtCTAGGATAAAATAAAAAGcacaaaaaaatgtgaaaaaatgaaattacaaaattttggaaattttttttgataatgccgactagaattaaaaaaaaactatgaaagCTAATATGAAGAAATCGTGACTAACAACCAATTCAATTACTCttagaaatataatatataaaataaatttttatctcTTACAAAGAAGTATGAAATAAATAGGATCaaaattcaccttttattttttatatttacttttaattgtggttttaagtatattttaaattaatattaaatcactaaataaaatgtaattatttttacCTAATATCATTAATGTCTAATTACTCTTTATAATGTGCATGTAACtaaaatttgatgttaaaatcaatttaaataccatttttatattaattttttttctttcaataaatAGAGTTTTAGCTCCCAAAAACTCTTATATTCTAAAATACGTGGATAATCTTATTAATTATAGTCCTATTTTAATATCTACAAACACATTCTAATGTTTTCATCATCTGaaccattttttttcctttctgtttgttattcaaaaaaaaaaagttagatttgatggtttttaattacataaatattacaagaaaatttataattaacttGAGGGTTACATATGAATTTATGTTTGTTAttaaagtattttaatattttaaatgtattgatACTTTTAGATTTGAATGTCTTATTGTTAcagcttttgattttttttataaataaatctattatttataaaatcaccTTTACTTTTTCTACAACTTAAAGCATAtaatctctttctttctttttttaataattttatttataaatttttattccaaaaaaaggtttttccttttcttttctccctcaATCGTTTATTTTATTGCATTgtttatcttattatttgattttgcaACTATTTAATTGTACCATTCATTAAGCTTGCTTTTGTCCATGTTAAGTTAGTCACTCAAATTTGACATATTAAACCTCAAGGTAATGTAAAGctcctttattttaatttttaaaatttttgggataaaaaattattcaatattttcttttttctggtTGGAAAAACAATTGAGTAAAAAAGGTAATTTTGGTATGGTTTGTAGTAAGCTACGTgttaaaacatatactaatagaACATGGATTGAGAATGGATTCTAATAGACTAAACTAACAAGGTCAAAATTTGAttgtttcattcttttctttttactaaTATTATATTCCATTATGAATATATGACCTTGAGATCTTCAACAAAttagaaattattaaattaagaataaacCTATTAGGATAATCTGAAGGGAGGAACTATTCACTAGTATCAATacatatatttcttaattttgttATAATGTAATTGATTTTTCAATATcgcttttattatttattaaatttagtcctatttatgttgaactaattatttttattgtctttaaatttttatattttttttgttacaatAACAAAATAGGGCTTTAACTTTGGATGTTAAGGTGCAAGAACCACAATTACTACTCTAAGAAGTATGTATGTCATTAATCTTTACGCTTTGAGAAATAGGCTATGAATACGTTTGAATGagtatctaataataataataataataataaaaggagacaataataaaattatttatttaaaacatacttAACCCtaaatttatgataaaaataattaaattaaataacaatgTTTATAAACATAATAAGAAATTAACAATGTACTAgtattattgtattttatttttttagtaacgtcataaaattacttattaaaagaaataaattagtttaaattaaCTTTTTGTGAATCAAGTTTCCTATAATAATGTGTAACACTGAAATATTTATgcttaacaaaataaaattataaataataaataaaaatacatttatgttcaaatttaatataattttccaACAACcccatatatattaataatgaataagAAAAAGTTACATCTATTTTgtactaaatataaaaaaaatttatagtaaTATGTAATTTATCCTTTCTAATTGACCAATAAAAGTTAGAATATTCTACACAAAATTTCGTTTATTTTCGTACTATTTTTTTTCATGATAACATTTAATTACATgtgttcaatttaaaaaaaaaactcaatttaatttaactttatataatatttatatttctataatattAAACTACTTTATAATAATGCTATGGGATTagtttttgataaataaataaatttaaaataataaagtgtAAATTAATCATCTCAAaatgttttaataatattttttatttaacatatataatgattaaaaaatattatttacaaaAACATTATTtacgaatataaaaaaattactccGCAAGGTTACATTCCtagtaatttatgattttggACGCTACATGATTATGGAATACTCCCACTTTAACTAGGAATTCGTAGGAAAAAAAtcattattgtaaaaaaaaattctttttttattacatttttcttaaattttagttttactcctttattatacttaaatttaaaatttaatctctattttttttaatttttaatctaagttaattaattcaaataattaatatcattattttttattaaaatatttcatgattatatataatttgaatgttcTAAGAGTATTATAGACTAACATATGACTTCTCAATTCCTTTAggttttttcattgttttttttttaacaatataagtCAATGATCAAATTTCAGTTATGGCCTCTAAAGTATGTTGGaacttgagatttaatctatatacttaaaatttttacATAATCTAGTCCATTtgcttttataatatcattagttagtctaaataactaatattattaactattttaattaaaacgtTAAGGTCAAAACactatttcaacaaaaaaaattattttgtcaatACGAATTTGAATGGatgttttcaagaaaaaaaattctaatcaaTATTTCCAAcgttatttttattgttacatgACTATGGAgtgatttttcttttctaattttaaaatgtcatatcAGATAATCTAAATAGAAGAAATTTTACGGTATTAACAATTGaacataaatttttaaatccAGAATGTAGAGGAatgaaattcttaaaaataaaaatagagaactaaattttaaatattattgaagtatataaaaacataaaatatattttaacttttaaaattttactacaGCTATAAAAAGCTAAGAGTGTTAACCAACCATACTGATCTTatataattttagtaattaaaattttgaattaatcttTTCTTTTATAGAAGTAagtatttttgtctattttaagATTCCTACAATATTATGGTTGGTGAATTTCTTTTcatcaaacatataattttatattaattattagatAATTTAAATGCTCAGATGTTTTGTTTATAAGGCTAAGATGTTGTATTAATTAGTATTACATGTTGTGTAGTCTCAAACTTGAATAGCTCATAATGTGCATCACTTAATCTCTTCATAAAAACTAGGATTAATGGtaaatttagtcattaatatttgcatgttttatcaaaatgatcttaattgtattttaagtcttttttgaccatcaacctttgatttttttaaactactttttctaatagatttaattaataaattcaagtttcaatcattctttctttctttttttcccaaaAAGTTTCAATCTTTCATATGTTTGTTTATTAAGAGATTTTTCCtctgagttaattttttttagataattatctttattttctttaaattaagagttttttttatttcacatattatttatttattttattaatttttacatGTAATTATCTCATAGGGTTATTTAAGTAATatattacatctcattaaaaatattccacgtATGAAATTTCACATCATCCCTATTAACTTCTTTTACCAGTAATTTCATTAAATATGTTAGAAAATGCAGTTTGAAAGGTTGatggcaaaaaataaaaaaattagggccattttgacaaaacatgcaaaTGTTAGTAGTCAAATTTGTCATTAACCTAAAAACTATAATGACATTTTCAGCATTCcaattatattaaaaagaaatattttagtccttttttaaacttcaatttgcccttacatttttagtttttatcaaATTGGTAATAATTAGTTGGAAAATTTAACAGAccattaatgtaacaccccaaaatttagaGAATTTTAATTGTGGAACTTTGTAGTAATTAAACTTCTATATCTATGGTTTTGTacttttcttttgtatttaagGTCTGGAGTTTGAGTTGTATCGTTAAAAGTTTGTTATTTTAGAAGCAACCCTTAATCATGCATTATATAGTTAAGTTCAATTCAATGTAAAGTCATGTTAAGAATGAGTCTATTGGTTTATTGGTTTAGTATTTATATTCTATTTGGTCTTGGGTTCAAATTTTAGAGTATACGATTCTGAAATTAATTCTATCGTcgtcttctttttattttttttccttttcttttctctctagttctttgttctttcttttatctttttgcTTGGTTTTATACTTAATTCCGTGTTAATTGGGATTTATTTCGTTGCTTGCTATGTCGATTGTGCAATTATTGTGTAAGTTCTGTCGTTATCTCCTTTCATTTCTGCGAGTTTTGTCTTGTTAATGTTTATTCTGTCGAAACAGGATTTTGCTCGTTTACTTGAACGCTCTATTTGAATGCTCAATTGGTTACTTTTTAGGCGAGGATATTAGGAGAGACGCT includes these proteins:
- the LOC107915110 gene encoding protein RALF-like 24 isoform X3 encodes the protein MPTFNFKFIFISIFLSLLFLHTCNSVSILDLDSALASSEIDARARRVCTKKLEDCLEEEEMESESNRRVLVMQRKYISYETLRRDMVPCATPGASYYDCNGGHQANHYNRGCEVITRCARGIKDAVGVHQENHD
- the LOC107915110 gene encoding protein RALF-like 24 isoform X2; this translates as MPTFNFKFIFISIFLSLLFLHTCNSVSILDLDSALASSEIDARARRVCTKKLEDCLEEEEMESESNRRVLVMQRKYISYETLRRDMVPCATPGASYYDCNGGHQANHYNRGCEVITRCARGIKVFTSVEFKVIELILLQHIHIINDSLRTI
- the LOC107915110 gene encoding protein RALF-like 24 isoform X1; its protein translation is MPTFNFKFIFISIFLSLLFLHTCNSVSILDLDSALASSEIDARARRVCTKKLEDCLEEEEMESESNRRVLVMQRKYISYETLRRDMVPCATPGASYYDCNGGHQANHYNRGCEVITRCARGIKGTYFFLLKKCSYGVEKRRVNIQVTIKSDLT